The Janthinobacterium lividum genome has a window encoding:
- the purB gene encoding adenylosuccinate lyase — translation MTSTTPYSTLSALSPLDGRYASKTDLLRPILSEAGFMHHRVKVEISWLQALSQAGFAEIKPFSAEASALLDKMAADFSEADAARIKAIEAVTNHDVKAVEYWLKEQVADVPELVAASEFIHFACTSEDINNTSHGMMLKAARDGVMLPALNGLVAKLTQIAHDNADVPMLSRTHGQTASPTTLGKEFANVVARLQRAVKRIEQVEILGKMNGAVGNYNAHLSAYPGFDWPAFSKAVIEQRLGLVFNPYTIQIEPHDYMAELFDAFARANTILLDLNRDIWTYVSLGYFKQKLKAGEIGSSTMPHKVNPIDFENSEGNLGLANAVLKHLSEKLPVSRMQRDLTDSTVLRNIGVGLGYTLLAYDSCLRGLNKLEVNHARLAQDLDATWEVLAEPVQTVMRRYGIENPYEQLKELTRGKGISKEALQTFVNGLAIPQDAKDVLLTMTPGNYIGIAAQLAKAI, via the coding sequence ATGACTTCTACTACTCCGTATTCCACGCTGTCGGCCCTGTCTCCGCTCGATGGCCGCTACGCCAGCAAGACCGATCTGCTGCGCCCGATCCTGTCCGAAGCCGGTTTCATGCACCACCGCGTGAAAGTGGAAATCTCCTGGCTGCAAGCGCTGTCGCAAGCCGGATTCGCTGAAATCAAGCCCTTCTCGGCAGAAGCGAGCGCCCTGCTCGACAAGATGGCGGCCGATTTTTCGGAAGCCGACGCGGCCCGCATCAAGGCCATCGAAGCGGTCACCAACCATGACGTCAAGGCTGTCGAGTACTGGCTGAAGGAACAAGTGGCGGACGTGCCGGAACTGGTGGCGGCGTCGGAATTCATCCATTTCGCCTGCACCTCGGAAGACATCAACAACACCTCGCACGGCATGATGCTGAAAGCCGCGCGCGATGGCGTGATGCTGCCGGCATTGAACGGCCTGGTGGCCAAGCTGACGCAGATCGCACACGACAACGCCGACGTGCCTATGCTGTCGCGCACGCACGGCCAGACGGCCAGCCCGACCACCCTGGGCAAGGAATTCGCCAACGTCGTGGCCCGCTTGCAGCGCGCCGTGAAACGCATCGAGCAAGTGGAAATCCTCGGCAAGATGAATGGCGCCGTCGGCAACTACAACGCCCACCTGTCGGCCTATCCCGGCTTCGACTGGCCGGCATTCTCGAAGGCCGTCATCGAACAGCGCCTGGGCCTGGTGTTCAACCCGTACACCATCCAGATCGAACCGCACGACTACATGGCCGAACTGTTCGACGCCTTCGCGCGCGCCAACACGATCTTGCTGGACTTGAACCGCGACATCTGGACGTACGTGTCGCTGGGCTATTTCAAGCAAAAACTGAAAGCGGGCGAAATCGGTTCGTCGACCATGCCGCACAAGGTCAATCCGATCGACTTCGAAAACTCGGAAGGCAACCTGGGCTTGGCCAACGCCGTCCTGAAACACCTGTCGGAAAAACTGCCCGTCTCGCGCATGCAGCGCGACCTGACCGATTCGACCGTGCTGCGCAATATCGGCGTGGGCCTGGGCTACACCCTGCTCGCCTATGACAGCTGCCTGCGCGGCCTGAACAAGCTGGAAGTGAACCACGCGCGCCTGGCGCAAGACCTGGACGCCACCTGGGAAGTGCTGGCCGAGCCCGTACAAACCGTGATGCGCCGCTACGGCATCGAAAATCCGTACGAGCAACTGAAAGAGCTGACGCGCGGCAAGGGCATCTCGAAAGAAGCGCTGCAAACCTTCGTCAATGGCCTGGCCATTCCGCAGGATGCCAAGGACGTGCTCTTGACCATGACGCCGGGCAACTACATCGGTATCGCGGCGCAATTGGCAAAAGCCATCTAA
- a CDS encoding GlsB/YeaQ/YmgE family stress response membrane protein — protein MNFIIWIVIGGVIGWLASMVMKTDAQQGIFLNIVVGIVGAFLGGWLLAPLFGTGTINNDNFSLSALLVSFLGAVILLGIVNLLRRGKIR, from the coding sequence ATGAATTTCATTATCTGGATCGTTATTGGCGGCGTTATCGGTTGGCTGGCCAGCATGGTCATGAAGACAGATGCGCAACAGGGCATCTTCCTCAATATCGTCGTCGGCATCGTTGGCGCCTTCCTGGGCGGCTGGCTGCTGGCGCCACTGTTCGGCACGGGCACCATCAATAACGACAATTTCAGCCTGTCTGCGCTGCTGGTCTCGTTCCTGGGCGCCGTGATCCTGCTGGGCATCGTGAATCTTTTGCGCCGCGGCAAAATACGCTAG
- a CDS encoding cytochrome b, translating into MQRYTTTAIILHWLTALLIISAFVMGLVMVDIPGLTPTKLKYFSWHKWLGVTVLAIAAIRLLWRKANVPPPHPASMVAWQKKAADAMHVLLYILIFAVPVSGYLYTLAAGVPVVYLGLFQLPVIMAPNPELKPLLKEIHYVLNMTMAAAVAAHVLAALKHQFIDRDGVLKRMLP; encoded by the coding sequence ATGCAACGCTACACCACCACCGCCATCATCCTGCACTGGCTGACCGCCCTGCTCATCATCAGCGCCTTCGTCATGGGCCTGGTCATGGTCGATATTCCCGGCCTGACGCCCACCAAGCTCAAATATTTCTCCTGGCATAAATGGCTGGGCGTGACCGTGCTGGCCATCGCCGCCATCCGCCTGCTGTGGCGCAAGGCGAATGTGCCGCCGCCGCACCCGGCCAGCATGGTGGCCTGGCAAAAGAAGGCAGCCGATGCCATGCACGTGCTGCTGTACATCCTCATCTTCGCCGTGCCCGTCTCCGGCTACCTGTACACCCTGGCCGCGGGCGTGCCCGTGGTCTACCTGGGCCTGTTCCAGCTGCCCGTCATCATGGCGCCGAACCCGGAACTTAAGCCTCTTTTAAAAGAGATTCATTATGTTCTGAACATGACGATGGCCGCCGCCGTGGCTGCCCATGTGCTGGCTGCGCTGAAGCACCAGTTCATCGACCGCGACGGCGTCCTCAAGCGCATGTTGCCGTAA
- a CDS encoding YceI family protein, giving the protein MKFKHLMIAVLAAAGAGSAMAATDTYNLDPTHTFPSFEADHMGMSVWRGKFNKTKGTVTLDRAAKTGSLDLVIDADSIDFGLDAMNTHAKKADMFNVEKFPQITYKSTSLKFNGEQLVEVDGELTLLGVTKPVKLNVSKFKCIMHPRYKREVCGADATAEFKRSDFGLNYGMPTFSPEVKLAIQVEAIKAD; this is encoded by the coding sequence ATGAAATTCAAGCACTTGATGATCGCCGTGCTGGCAGCCGCCGGCGCGGGTTCGGCCATGGCCGCTACCGACACCTACAACCTCGACCCGACGCACACTTTCCCCAGCTTTGAAGCCGATCACATGGGCATGTCGGTGTGGCGCGGCAAGTTCAACAAGACCAAGGGTACGGTTACCCTGGACCGCGCCGCCAAGACGGGCAGCCTGGACCTGGTCATCGATGCCGATTCGATCGACTTCGGCCTCGATGCCATGAATACGCACGCGAAAAAAGCAGACATGTTCAACGTCGAGAAATTCCCGCAGATCACCTACAAGAGCACATCGCTCAAGTTCAACGGCGAGCAACTGGTGGAAGTCGATGGCGAACTGACCCTGCTGGGCGTGACCAAGCCCGTCAAGCTGAACGTGAGCAAGTTCAAGTGCATCATGCACCCGCGCTACAAGCGTGAAGTGTGCGGCGCCGATGCCACGGCAGAATTCAAGCGCAGCGACTTTGGCCTGAACTACGGCATGCCGACGTTCTCGCCGGAAGTCAAGCTGGCCATCCAGGTAGAAGCCATCAAGGCCGACTAA
- a CDS encoding TonB-dependent receptor, translating to MKTRTAQRGCMAAAVALALLQWGAAQAQSAGDTASAAPTDGLNLERIVVTGTTGGTSKMKSSNSVSSMELDTILHNAPTSAAEVLRSVPGLRAESSGGEGNANITVRGLPISAGGARYVQIQEDGLPVLQFGDFNFTTPDSFVKIDSTLDHLEVVRGGSASTLATNSPGGIINFISKNGKEQGGSVAISRGLGYDQTRVDFDYGAPISERTRFFIGGSWRTGEGIRHSGVNSEKGGQIRGNVTHEFDSGFVRLSFKHLDDQSPTALPVPVSVRNGRIGEIAGIDPRKASFYSPYWVPDMVLNKDNQRVATRVNDGLHVKSDTVGLEASFKLGQGWSVSENFRYADNSGRFTGVFPSNNGSDGSYVFASGPNQGKPYTGRAFSAVVFNTSIDDASNTLSDTKLAKTFVLDSGKLTTTAGLYLSQQKLGLTWNFNEYLMQATGDQPALLQTASATPGYIGPAFGACCSRAVDMEYRTTSPYLNLAWESGALNLDGGLRRDRQHASGTANQATGAQAYLPSTVQQVDYTLGHTSYSLGANYKLQANLAVFARVSEGVAFNADRILFGTPLDGSVPVAINTVRQLEGGVKWRQGPLSTFVTVFQAKTKESNYEATTQLRTANSYEAKGVELEAAYSAGDFRINGGLTFTDAEITGTAAADVALIGNTPRRQARVVYQLAPTYEWGPATLGASLVGTGKSWGDDAHTITLPAYQVLNAFVNYQLTPQMQVALTANNLLNKIGYTEVEGDGHAARSITGRAVKVSLKYAF from the coding sequence ATGAAGACACGTACTGCTCAACGCGGCTGCATGGCCGCAGCCGTCGCCCTGGCCCTGCTGCAATGGGGCGCCGCCCAGGCGCAATCGGCCGGCGACACCGCCAGCGCCGCCCCCACCGATGGCCTGAACCTGGAACGCATCGTGGTCACGGGCACCACCGGCGGCACGTCCAAAATGAAATCGAGCAATTCCGTCAGCAGCATGGAGCTCGACACCATCCTGCACAACGCGCCGACCAGCGCCGCCGAAGTCCTGCGCTCGGTGCCCGGCTTGCGCGCCGAGTCCTCGGGCGGCGAAGGTAATGCCAACATCACCGTGCGCGGCCTGCCCATTTCCGCTGGCGGCGCGCGCTATGTGCAGATCCAGGAAGACGGCTTGCCGGTGCTGCAGTTCGGCGACTTCAACTTCACCACGCCCGACAGCTTCGTCAAGATCGATTCCACGCTCGACCACCTGGAAGTGGTGCGCGGCGGTTCGGCCTCCACCCTGGCCACCAATTCGCCGGGCGGCATCATCAATTTCATCAGCAAGAACGGCAAGGAGCAGGGCGGCAGCGTGGCCATCAGCCGCGGCCTGGGCTACGACCAGACGCGCGTGGACTTCGATTACGGCGCGCCGATTTCGGAGCGCACGCGCTTCTTCATCGGCGGCTCCTGGCGTACGGGCGAAGGCATCCGCCACAGTGGCGTCAACAGCGAAAAGGGCGGCCAGATCCGCGGCAATGTCACGCATGAATTCGACAGCGGCTTCGTGCGCCTGTCGTTCAAGCACCTCGACGACCAGTCGCCCACAGCCCTGCCGGTGCCGGTCAGCGTGCGCAATGGCCGCATCGGGGAAATCGCCGGCATCGACCCGCGCAAGGCCAGTTTCTATTCGCCGTACTGGGTGCCCGACATGGTGCTGAACAAGGATAACCAGCGCGTGGCCACCCGCGTCAACGACGGCTTGCACGTGAAGAGCGACACCGTGGGCCTGGAAGCATCGTTCAAGCTGGGGCAGGGCTGGAGCGTGAGCGAAAACTTCCGCTACGCCGACAATTCGGGCCGCTTCACCGGCGTCTTCCCGTCGAATAACGGCAGCGACGGCAGCTATGTATTTGCCAGCGGCCCGAACCAGGGCAAGCCTTACACCGGCCGTGCGTTTTCCGCCGTGGTGTTCAATACCTCGATCGACGACGCCAGCAATACCCTGAGCGACACCAAGCTGGCCAAGACTTTTGTTCTCGACAGCGGCAAGCTGACCACCACGGCCGGCCTGTACCTGTCGCAGCAAAAGCTGGGCCTGACCTGGAACTTCAATGAATACCTGATGCAGGCCACGGGCGACCAGCCGGCGCTGCTGCAAACGGCCAGCGCCACGCCGGGCTATATCGGCCCGGCCTTCGGCGCCTGCTGCTCGCGCGCCGTCGACATGGAATACCGCACGACGTCGCCGTACCTGAACCTGGCCTGGGAAAGCGGCGCGCTGAACCTCGACGGCGGCCTGCGGCGCGACCGCCAGCATGCCAGCGGCACGGCCAATCAGGCCACCGGCGCGCAAGCGTATCTGCCGTCGACGGTGCAGCAGGTCGACTACACACTGGGCCACACCTCGTACTCGCTGGGCGCGAACTACAAGCTGCAAGCCAACCTGGCTGTGTTTGCCCGCGTCAGCGAAGGCGTGGCCTTCAATGCCGACCGCATCCTGTTCGGCACGCCGTTAGATGGCAGCGTGCCGGTGGCCATCAACACCGTGCGCCAGCTCGAAGGCGGCGTGAAATGGCGGCAGGGACCACTGAGCACCTTCGTCACCGTGTTCCAGGCCAAGACCAAGGAAAGCAATTACGAAGCGACTACCCAGCTGCGCACGGCCAACAGCTATGAAGCCAAGGGCGTGGAACTGGAAGCGGCCTACAGCGCCGGCGACTTCCGCATCAATGGCGGCCTGACGTTCACGGATGCCGAGATCACGGGCACGGCGGCGGCCGACGTGGCGCTGATCGGCAATACGCCGCGGCGCCAGGCGCGTGTCGTGTACCAGCTCGCACCCACCTATGAATGGGGGCCGGCCACCCTGGGCGCCAGCCTGGTCGGCACGGGCAAGTCGTGGGGCGACGATGCGCACACGATCACCTTGCCGGCGTACCAGGTGCTCAATGCCTTCGTCAATTACCAGCTCACGCCGCAAATGCAGGTGGCGCTGACGGCGAACAATCTGCTCAACAAGATCGGCTATACGGAAGTCGAGGGCGATGGCCATGCGGCCCGCTCGATCACGGGGCGCGCCGTCAAGGTCAGCCTGAAATACGCATTTTAA
- a CDS encoding LacI family DNA-binding transcriptional regulator encodes MTGTDSKAQQRLQMADIARLAGVSTSTVSRALSGSSLVNEETRARVIALARSLKYSINIGAQNLRLKQNRTVGVVVPYDAATRQHLSDPFFLSMLGSLADALTEQGFDMLISRVDAETLDAAAQSFDSGRVIGIILIGQWRHHEQLNQLAARQVPIVVWGAQLPQQLYCTVGGDNVAGGRLATEHLLAAGRTRIAFFGDAKLPEVAQRHQGYAQALAAQGLAPDPQLYVAGSFLPQGGATDVQELLDRHLPFDAIFACSDLLAMSAISALRARGVAVPEQVAVVGYDDIELAAYFHPPLTTVRQPIRAAGRALVASLLALVDGAPAPSQQLPTELIVRASGR; translated from the coding sequence ATGACCGGGACTGATTCGAAGGCGCAGCAACGCCTGCAGATGGCCGATATCGCGCGCCTGGCCGGCGTGTCCACGTCCACCGTGTCGCGCGCGCTGAGCGGCAGTTCACTGGTCAACGAAGAGACGCGCGCGCGCGTCATCGCACTGGCCCGTTCGCTCAAGTATTCCATCAATATCGGCGCGCAAAACCTGCGCCTGAAACAGAACCGCACGGTGGGCGTGGTGGTGCCGTACGACGCGGCCACGCGCCAGCACCTGTCCGATCCTTTTTTCCTGAGCATGCTGGGCAGCCTGGCCGATGCGCTGACGGAGCAGGGTTTCGATATGCTCATTTCGCGCGTGGATGCCGAAACGCTCGATGCGGCCGCCCAGTCCTTCGATAGCGGCCGCGTGATCGGCATCATCCTGATCGGCCAGTGGCGCCACCATGAACAACTGAACCAGCTGGCCGCGCGCCAGGTGCCCATCGTCGTGTGGGGCGCGCAATTGCCGCAGCAGCTGTATTGCACCGTCGGCGGCGACAACGTCGCCGGCGGCAGGCTGGCCACGGAACACTTGCTGGCGGCGGGGCGCACGCGCATCGCCTTCTTTGGCGACGCCAAGCTGCCGGAAGTGGCGCAGCGCCACCAGGGCTATGCGCAGGCGCTGGCCGCGCAGGGACTGGCGCCTGACCCGCAACTGTACGTGGCCGGCTCCTTCCTGCCGCAGGGCGGCGCGACGGACGTGCAGGAACTGCTGGACCGCCACCTGCCGTTCGACGCCATCTTTGCCTGCAGCGACTTGCTGGCCATGAGCGCCATCAGCGCCCTGCGCGCGCGTGGCGTGGCCGTGCCGGAACAGGTGGCCGTGGTCGGCTACGACGATATCGAACTGGCCGCGTATTTCCACCCGCCGCTGACCACCGTGCGCCAGCCGATCCGCGCCGCCGGGCGCGCGCTGGTGGCCTCGCTGCTGGCGCTGGTCGATGGCGCGCCTGCGCCATCCCAGCAATTGCCAACTGAGCTGATCGTGCGCGCCTCTGGCCGTTGA
- a CDS encoding YceI family protein encodes MKTTQRIVLASLLGLSVAATAATLLKVDPAKTSVSAVFKQMNVPVEAKFKKFNIAIDYNPATPDASKASVEIDTASIDIGDPEYNKEVAKKEWFNSAQFPKATFVSSSIKAAGAGKLTVSGKLSIKGKTTDVTFPLTVKADGGKYAFDGALPIKRLTYNIGEGEWKDTSMVADEVTIKFHVAAQ; translated from the coding sequence ATGAAAACCACCCAACGCATCGTCCTCGCTTCCCTGCTGGGCCTGTCCGTGGCCGCCACCGCCGCCACCCTGCTGAAAGTCGATCCCGCCAAGACCAGCGTGTCGGCCGTGTTCAAGCAAATGAACGTGCCCGTAGAAGCGAAGTTCAAGAAATTCAATATCGCCATCGATTACAACCCGGCCACGCCAGACGCCTCGAAAGCGTCGGTGGAAATTGACACGGCCAGCATCGATATCGGCGACCCCGAGTACAACAAGGAAGTGGCCAAGAAAGAATGGTTCAACTCGGCCCAGTTCCCGAAAGCCACCTTTGTCTCGAGCAGCATCAAGGCCGCCGGTGCGGGCAAGCTGACGGTAAGCGGCAAGCTGAGCATCAAAGGCAAGACCACCGACGTGACCTTCCCCCTGACGGTGAAAGCCGACGGCGGAAAATATGCCTTCGACGGAGCCCTGCCGATCAAGCGCCTGACCTACAACATCGGCGAAGGCGAGTGGAAAGACACGAGCATGGTTGCCGACGAGGTCACCATCAAATTCCACGTCGCAGCCCAATAA